Part of the Hirundo rustica isolate bHirRus1 chromosome 28, bHirRus1.pri.v3, whole genome shotgun sequence genome, gTGGTCACTTCGTGCCGGGGGCTGGGGGACACATGgaggtgtgtgggtgtgtgcgTGTGTCGGTGTGTGGGTCTGGGTGTGTGCGTGTGTCGGTGtgtgtgtctggctgtgggCGTGTGTCTGGGCGTGTGTCTGGgtgtgggtctggctgtggctctggctgTGGGTGTGTATGGGTCCAGAAGTTGCAGTTTGACGTTGCTCCCTGATTGGTCGAGACGGCTGCAGCCTGCTCCGCCCCCCGGCTTCCAAAAACCTGCATTTCCTATCCGCCTCCTGATTGGCCAGCTGCAACCCTGATTGGCTGAaaaagctgcagccaggagccGCACCGTGATTGGTCGAAGAAGCTTCATTACAACCCTCCTCCTGGTcgcaaaagcagcagcttcaaTCTGCATCCTGATTGGGcgaaaaaggggattttttttcaatccgCCTCGTGATTGGCCGAAGAAGCGGCGGCCCCATTCCGTCCCTGACTGGCCGAAAGCCGCAGCGTCATTCCTGATCCATGTTCCCGGGCTGCTGCGCCTGCGCCGTTCGCGGGCTGGGTGCATCGGTTGGCGGGAGCGAtggcggccgcggccgcggccggcGGCGACTCGGACGGCGACAGCGAGGAGTTGGTGCtcaccccagcacagctgatccacagcctggagcaggtACCGTGGCCTAGAGCGACGGGCTTGGGCCGGGGGTTGCTGGGCGCACTGGAGCAGATGCCGAAGGATGGGGCCGTGGCCGTGTTTTTCCCTTTCGCTGGTGGGGCTGCGTAGCTGAGGTCTTCCTTGCTTTCACTGACAGCGTGCCTTCTTTCAGGCCTGGCTGAATGAGAAATTTGCTCCAGAACTGCTGGAGAGTAAACCTGAAGTCATCGAGTGTGTTGTGGAGCAGCTGGACCATATGGTAGGTTCTCCTGGCTCGCATGATGGTACAGACAGGCCCTGGTTGCCTGGTTTGGCAGATACATGCCTGAGTCTCTGAGAGTGCAGGGATTGTCTGCTTCCCTGTCTCTGAGACAGATTCTCCGAATTTCTTCTTTGAGCTTGCCTTGGAGAAGGGCTGAAGTACAAGGAAGCAGCATGCTTCGGGTCATCAAAAGCAGCTGTAGTCTGGTTTTGTGGGTTATATATACAAAACTGGTCTTCCTCTCTATTTCTTGTTGTTTGACATTTCAACCATCTAATTTCTTGTTGCTTTTTCGTGCAGGAAGCAAACCTGAAGCGGGGAAAGAGAGGAGACCTGAAAGTCAGTGTTCACCACATGGAGATCGAAAGGATCCGTTATGTGCTCAGCAGCTACTTGCGGTGTCGACTGGTGAAGGTAATGCTTGCTGTGCAGCCCAGAGGGTGAAAAAGGATAATTTCAGGAGGGATTTTTACCTACACAGAACTTCGTGCCTCAGCACAGCATTTAATTAAAGCATGTCCTCTCTCTGTTCTCTGAAATGTAACTCCAGGAAATTAATATCTTGGACACAGTTTCGTATGGTAATGGAAGAAGATCACACCAATGTTGATCACAACATTGTGAGTGCTGTTTGCTTAATCTAAGCCTGGAGTGGCACAGCTGAATGCTGTCCCATTCTGCCCAAGTCCTGCTGTGTGCATGCATGGTTGTATAGCTTGGTGATCCCATGTGATGTCAGAGTTAGGTGAGGAGCAGGGGTTTGGGCAGGCCTGTAGCTGCTTCTACAGCTTGTAGGGAATCCAGTGGAGAGTGGGGCTTTAAGCACTGGACTCTTGGAGAGATGTGTATTGTTATTTTGGATTGTGTTCCAATATTAGATAGAGAAGTTTTTTCCCCATatcctggagaaggagaagtcTCGAGCTGAAGGGGAGCCCTCCATTTTATCACCAGAGGAGTTTGCTTTTGCTAAAGAGTGAGTACATTTTCAATGTATCTTCCTCCCCTTTTATAGATTATAGAAACTTACCTGTGTGTTTTGCTGAAGTTCTTGATACTGTGAGCCTTAAACGGGTTTCAAGTATGAATCAGTGTGTCTTACCAGGAGGTTTCCTTATGGGTAAGAAAGGAACTGTGATTTTGAGTTATTTACCTGGGTAGGCCAAGGGCCTGTCTTTGGCTGTGCCCCTGGGATGAGGAGCTGTTGCTTACTCTTATTTTGAGTCAATACTGTCCCTCCAGATTTGTATTTGATTAACCAAGTCAATACTTGAATGGTTTGTTTCAGGTACATGGCAAACACAGAGGCTTACCTGAAAAATGTGGCCCTAAAACACATGCCTCCTAACCTGCAGAAGGTGTCTCTCCTAAAATCAGGTGAGTCCATCCAGACTCCAGAGTAATCTGAAAACTGTAGAAGCAGGGGGAAGTGGGGCTCCAGGGGGCCCCAAATGTAAGGGCTAGTCCTCCAGTTGCTGCTCAGTTGAAGCAAAGGTGATGTGATGATAATGTTGTGACATGGTTCCATGCTGCTGCCCGGGAGTCATGCTGGCCCCTGCTGTCAAGTCCTGTCTTACACTGCGGCTGGCGACATGCATCTGGTTAGAAGTCTCTGGTGTTCCCTTTGCTGGCTATAAGTTTGCTACCTGTCAGACCCCTCAGTGTTCTGCAGAGGAACATTAATGAAGTCTGAGCTTGTGCTCTCAATCTGTTGTCTACAGTTCCAAAGCCCAATCTGGACTCCTTTGTGTTTCTGAGGGTGCTGGAGCGGCAGGAGAACATCCTAGTGGAGCCAGAGACAGATGAGCAGAGGTAGGTGGGCATTTCTGCATGTGGCACAGGTATCAATCAGCATTGCTGATGGGCGTGAGCTGCAGCTCATGTCCCGCCTGTCTCTGCAGGGAATATGCCATCAACCTGGAGGAGGGCTCGCAGCACCTGATCCGTTACAGAACCGTGGCCCCTCTGGTGGCCTCAGGAGCCGTGCAGCTCATCTGAGAGGAGAGGTAAGTGCATGGTGGGAGGAACAGCCACTGCATTATCTCCCCTGCTCACCccaccacagcagggctggcaggagctcccCGTGGGGATGCCTGGGCCAGGTCCCCACTGACGTGacaggcagagcagagtggCACTGGGGGTGAGTACCACAGTGTTGTACCACAGAGGCATTCATTACCCCCACATCTCATCAAGCTCCCGGTTGCTTGTGACATGCCCAGCACACAGCCATATAGTCCTTACTCTGGCATTCGTGGGTGAGGGCAGGCTGTGTCACAGGTTAGCGTCTGGAAAGCTTCAGTGTGTAGCTGCTGGGATGCCTTGTTTAAGAGCACGGGCAGGCAGCATCACTA contains:
- the GINS4 gene encoding DNA replication complex GINS protein SLD5 isoform X1, which produces MAAAAAAGGDSDGDSEELVLTPAQLIHSLEQAWLNEKFAPELLESKPEVIECVVEQLDHMEANLKRGKRGDLKVSVHHMEIERIRYVLSSYLRCRLVKIEKFFPHILEKEKSRAEGEPSILSPEEFAFAKEYMANTEAYLKNVALKHMPPNLQKVSLLKSVPKPNLDSFVFLRVLERQENILVEPETDEQREYAINLEEGSQHLIRYRTVAPLVASGAVQLI
- the GINS4 gene encoding DNA replication complex GINS protein SLD5 isoform X2, which codes for MAAAAGGDSDGDSEELVLTPAQLIHSLEQAWLNEKFAPELLESKPEVIECVVEQLDHMEANLKRGKRGDLKVSVHHMEIERIRYVLSSYLRCRLVKIEKFFPHILEKEKSRAEGEPSILSPEEFAFAKEYMANTEAYLKNVALKHMPPNLQKVSLLKSVPKPNLDSFVFLRVLERQENILVEPETDEQREYAINLEEGSQHLIRYRTVAPLVASGAVQLI